The Astyanax mexicanus isolate ESR-SI-001 chromosome 14, AstMex3_surface, whole genome shotgun sequence genome window below encodes:
- the prlh2r gene encoding prolactin releasing hormone 2 receptor gives MDYLLNETWRNTTSSMPPASPSSSSFSGLDLLMELKPLFVPLYAILVLVACSGNLFLLFLISVNRKMHSTTNFLIGNLALADLVMCLFCVPLTVFYAFDERGWVFGHFMCRFVTLMQTATVFAAVLSLTAIAVDRYVVVAYPIRRRGGRHFCAGLVLGIWLCALVMSTPAALHTVYLDLSATGHHMAVCEEFWQGQELGRLIYSCFFLLLSYFVPLAAVTISYCAISHHLRRRAGPGLMAAIPSNQEKWGRKRRKTFRLLLVSVLCFAFSWLPLQVVNLIRDLDTDFIILSKNHINVIQVSCHLLAMSSACFNPFIYASLHDKFLAYLCRHMFQRGRHHQTQSSSTTSSRLPRQHTSTTLADIPMVVGKLLQDGI, from the coding sequence ATGGACTACCTCCTGAACGAAACCTGGAGAAACACCACTTCCAGCATGCCCCCAGCTTCcccttcctcttcctccttcagTGGACTGGACCTTCTGATGGAGCTGAAGCCGCTGTTTGTCCCTCTTTACGCCATACTGGTGCTGGTGGCCTGCTCTGGGAACCTCTTCCTGCTGTTCCTCATCAGCGTGAACAGGAAGATGCACAGCACCACCAACTTCCTGATTGGAAACCTGGCGCTGGCTGATTTGGTGATGTGCCTGTTTTGCGTTCCGCTGACGGTGTTTTACGCTTTCGATGAGCGCGGCTGGGTTTTCGGACACTTCATGTGTCGCTTTGTGACGCTGATGCAGACCGCCACCGTCTTCGCCGCGGTCTTGTCGTTGACGGCGATTGCGGTTGACCGATACGTGGTGGTGGCGTATCCCATTCGCCGGCGCGGTGGACGCCATTTCTGTGCCGGCCTGGTGCTGGGAATATGGCTGTGTGCCCTGGTCATGTCCACCCCTGCCGCCCTCCACACGGTTTACCTGGACCTGAGTGCCACGGGTCACCACATGGCCGTCTGTGAGGAGTTCTGGCAAGGCCAAGAGCTTGGTCGACTCATCTACTCCTGCTTCTTCCTGCTCTTGTCTTATTTTGTCCCTTTGGCGGCCGTGACGATATCCTACTGTGCCATCTCCCACCACCTCCGCCGCAGGGCTGGGCCCGGTCTGATGGCTGCCATTCCCTCCAACCAGGAGAAATGGGGTCGCAAACGCCGCAAGACCTTCCGGCTGCTGCTGGTGTCCGTGCTGTGCTTCGCCTTCTCCTGGCTGCCGCTGCAGGTCGTCAACCTCATCCGCGACCTCGACACCGACTTCATCATCCTCAGCAAGAACCACATTAACGTCATCCAGGTTTCCTGCCATCTGCTGGCCATGAGCTCCGCCTGCTTCAACCCCTTCATCTACGCCTCCCTGCATGACAAGTTCCTGGCCTACCTGTGCCGCCACATGTTCCAGAGAGGGAGGCACCATCAAACCCAGAGCAGCTCCACCACCTCCAGCCGCCTTCCCCGCCAGCACACCAGCACCACCCTGGCTGACATTCCCATGGTCGTTGGAAAGCTGCTACAAGACGGAATATGA